The following nucleotide sequence is from Achromobacter spanius.
GGCCACGGCTTCCAGGCACAGCTTCTGGATGTCTTCCCAGCCAATCTGCGGCTTCATCAGCATCTTTTCGGCCGAACGCACGACACGCTGGCAGTGCAGGTCCAGGTCAGGCGTGAGGCCACGGAAGGCCCGCGCACCGTCAAAAACCATGCTGGCCATCCAGAAGGCGTGGTCGGCCGGGCCGAGCAGTTTGGGGTTTTCAGTGGTCCAGTGACCGTCGTGCCAAAACAGGGCGTCCATGTTGGAATCTTCCTTCGCTTGAATCGGGGGGCGCCGACTTGGCGCCGAAACGTCAGGATACAGGAGGCGGCTGGCGTCAGCGGCCGGCCGCCTTTGGAAAATCTACTCCTTTTGCAGCGCCGCCTGCACGCGGTCCGCCACGTCCGCGGGCATCCATTGCCGCCAGACCTGGCCGTACTGTTTCAGGAAATAGCGCGCCGCGTCTTCGGGTTCCTTACCTTCGTTTTCCAGCCAGCCCAGCGTGGCGTCGATGGCGTCGTCAGGCACCGTCAGCTTGGTGAGGAATTCGGTGACCTTCGGCGCCTGCTTGGCAAACGCCGCATTGACGCCGGTGACCACGGGGTTGGGCTTGAATTCCGTGGCGACGGGGTTGGCGCACTTGGGGTCAGTCATGCAGGTGTAGGCGGTCTGGTCGAAGGCGGGGAGTTCCAGCTTCACCAGGTCCAGCGCGCCGACCAGCGAAGTGGGCGTCCAGTAATAGAAGACGATGTCGCGCTTGCGCTTGTAGGCCGACACGATGGCGGCCTTCTGCGCGGCGCCGGAGCCCGGCGCGAACAGCGAATAATCCTTGTCCAGCTTCAGCGCGCGCAGCAGATTGTCGTTCAGGGTGCCGCAGGCCCAGCCGGCTGGGCAGCCATAGATGCGGCCGCGTCCCGGGTCTTCGGGGTCGATGAATACCTCTTTGAAGCGCGTCAGGTCAGAGGCGGACTTCAAGTCGGGATGGCGCTCGGCCGTGTAGCGCGGGATATACCAGCCTTCGCCTGCGTCGTACACATGGCCCACGCCCAGCACCTTGCCGCTGGCCAGCGCCTTCTTCCAGGCGCCTTCGATCTGGCCGGGCCAGACTTCTGGCGTCACGTCCACGTCACCGCGCTGCAATGCCGCCAGCATCGGCAGCGTTTCGCCGATTTCAACGGTGGTCTTGCAACCGTAGCCGTGCTCCAGCACGTAGCGTTCGATGCCGGCCAGCACCAGGTTGGACTCCCAGTTCAGGCCGCTGAAGCGGACTGGGCGGTCGACTTCACAAGTTGGGGCGGAGGGTGGGGAGGCGGCTGCCGCGGGGGCGATAAACGCCGCGGCCAATGCAACTGCGCCAAGAACGGGGGCAAACGGATGCGGGTTGCGCATGGTCAGGCACCTGTGGAGTGGGGTGCGTTTTATTGTAAGCGTGGAAACCGGCGCCAAATGCCAACGGGGCCGCGTGATGCGACCCCGTTGAAATCGTGCGTTGTGGTTCAGGCGCGAGCGGCGCGGCGCTTGTCGATGAACGCGCCTAGCTCGCCCACGATGCCGCGCCGGAACGCCAGCACGCAGATCACGAAGATCAGGCCGATCACGATGGTGACGGATTCACCCAGGCGCAGGAACCATTCCACGCCGGTCAGGTTGGCCATCATCTGGCCGAAGTCGCCGACCTTGTTCTCCAGCAGCACCACGATGAAGGCGCCCAGAATGGGGCCGGTCAAGGTGCCCAGCCCGCCGATCAGCGTCATCAGGATGACCAGCCCGGACATCTGCCAGGTGGCGTCCGACAGGGTGGCCGATACGAACACCAGCGTCTTGGTGGCGCCTGCCAGTCCGGCCAGTGCGGCCGACAGGACAAAGGCCAGCAGCTTGAAGCGATCGACGTCATAGCCCAGCGAAATGGCGCGCGGCTCGTTTTCGCGCAGCGCTTGCAGCACCTGTCCGAACGGTGAATTCACCGTGCGCCAGATGATGAAATAGCCGATGACGAAGATGGCCATCACCAGGTAGTACAGGTTGATGTCCTTGGACAGGTCGATGAACCCGAACAGGGTGCCGCGTGGCACGCTTTGCAGGCCGTCTTCGCCGCCAGTGAAGCTGGCCTGCAGGAAGAAGAAGAAGACCATTTGCGCCAGCGCCAGCGTGATCATGGCGAAGTAGATGCCGCTGCGCCGGATGGCGATCGCGCCCATGGCCAGCCCCAAGAGCGCCGCCACGCCCACGCCGAACAGCAGGCCGATTTCGGTGGGAAAGCCCCAGACCTTCATCGCATGCCCGGCCGCGTAGGCCGCGCTGCCCAGGAAGGCCGCATGCCCGAACGACAGCAGACCGGTAAACCCCAGCAGCAAGTTGAATGCGCAGGCGAAAAGCGCGTAGCACATGATCTTCATGACGAAGATCGGGTACACCCCAAGAAAGGGAAGAGCGGCCACCACGACGGCCAGTACCGCATAGCCCAGGAATTGACGATTCATTTTTCTTTTCCGAACAGCCCGGCCGGGCGGATCAACAGAACAATGGCCATGATGATGAACACGACGGTGCTGGAGGCTTCGGGCCAGAACACCTTTGTCAGTCCTTCAATCACACCCAGGCCCAGACCAGTGACGATGGCGCCCATGATGGACCCCATGCCGCCAATCACGACCACGGCGAACACGACGATGATGAGGTTGGACCCCATCAGCGGAGAAATCTGCAGCACGGGCGCCGCCAACACGCCGGCAAAGCCCGCCAGCGCCACGCCGAAACCATAGGTCAGCGTGATCATGCGAGGTACGTTCACGCCGAAAGCCTCGACCAGGCGCGGGTTTTCGGTGCCGGCGCGCAGCAGGGCGCCCAGGCGGGTGCGTTCGATCACGAACCAGGTCGCCATGCAGACCACCACCGACGCCACCACGACCCAGCCGCGGTAGTTCGGCAGGATCATGAAGCCCAGGTTGGTCGCGCCGCGCAGCGCATCGGGTGTGGGGTAGGGTTGGCCCGACACGCCGTAGAAGCTGCGGAACAGCCCCTCGATCAGCAAGGTCAGCCCGAAGGTCATCAGCAGCCCGTAAAGGTGGTCCAGCTTGTACAGGTGCTTGAGCAAAAGCTTTTCAATGATGATGCCGAACAGCCCGACGACCAAGGGCGCCAGAATCAACATCACCCAGTAGTTCAACCCCAGGTACGACAGCCCCATCCAGGCGACGAACGCGCCCAGCATGTAGAGCGCGCCGTGCGCGAAGTTGATGACGTTCAGCAGCCCGAAGATCACGGCAAGCCCGAGCGACAGCATGGCATAGAAGGAACCGTTGACCAGGCCCAGTAATAGCTGGCCAAGCAAGGCCTGTATGGGGATGCCAAAAAGGTCAGTCATCTTGAGAAAATCCTGCGCGTACGGATGGAAGCGAGCAAATTCAAGGTGCGGCCACGGCCTGGGCCAGGCCGCACCTTGGTGTCACATGAGCCGAGAATTACTTCTTGACCAGCTTGCAGGTGGATTCGGACAACTTGGTATAGACCTCGTCGCCGGGCAGCGTCGCCACAACCTTGTAGTAGTCCCACGGGGCCTTGGATTCGGCCGGCGTCTTGACCTGCATCAGGTACATGTCGTGGACCATGCGGCCGTCTTCGCGTACGTGGCCGTTCTGGGCAAAGAAGTCATTGACCTTGTTCGACTTCATCCATTTCATGATGGTGTCGCCGTCGTCCGAGCCCGAAGCCTTGACGCCGTTCAGGTAGAACATGGCGGCGGAATAGTCACCGGCCTGCAGCATCGACGGCTTGCGGCCGACCTTGCTTTCAAACTTCTTGCTCCAGGCGCGCGAGGCGTCGTTCAGGTCCCAGTACCAGCCCGTGGTCAGGTACATGTTCTGGGTGGTCTTCAGGCCCAGCGCGTGGATGTCGTTGATGAACACCAGCAAGCCGGCCATCTTCATCGTCTGCGTCACGCCGAATTCGTTCGCGGCCTTGACGGAATTGCTGAAGTCGCCGCCCGCATTGGCCAGGCCCAGGATCTGTGCCTTGGAGGCCTGGGCCTGCAGCAGGAACGAGGAGAAGTCGGCGGTGCCCAGCGGTGCCCGTACTTCGCCCTTGATTTCACCGCCGGCGTCTTTGACGACCTTGATCGTGTCGCGTTCAAGCGCATGGCCGAACGCATAGTCAGCGGTCAGGAAGAACCAGCTCTTGCCGCCGTCTTTCACCACGGCGGAACCCGTGCCGCGCGCCAGTGCCACGGTGTCGTAGGCATAGTGCACGGTGTAGGGCGAACATTGGGCGTTGGTCAGGTCGGAAGCGCCGGCGCCGATGGCGATGAACGGCTTCTTCTTCTCGGCGGCCACGGCCGCCATGGCCAGGCTGGTGGCAGAATTCGTACCGGCGATGATGACATCGACCTTCTGTTGGTCGAACCATTCGCGGGCGCGGGACGACGCGATGTCGGCCTTGTTCTGGTGGTCGGCGGAGACGACTTCGATCTTCTTGCCGTTGATCGACCCGCCCATCTCGTCGACCGCCATGCGGATCGCGTCCAGACCGGCCTTGCCGTCGATGTCTGAATAGACACCCGACATGTCGGTGATGAAGCCGATGCGGATGACATCGTCGGAGATACCTTGCGCGTGGGCGGTTGCCCCTGCAAATCCCAGGCCCGCCATGGCCAGTGCAGCAGTGATGGTGTGCAGCTTCATGGGATGACTCCTCTTCCCTACGGTGTAGTGTTGCCGGGGTTCCGGCGGATGACAGGTTGTTTTAGACGCCCAGCAATTCGTTGAGCGTGTCCTGTTTTTCTGAAAGTTCTGCGGCTTCGAAATGCTCGACGATCTGCCCGTGCTCCATGACATAGAAGCGATCGGCCAGCGGAGCCGCGAAGCGGAAATTCTGTTCCACCATGACGATGGTGTATCCGCGCTGCTTCAGGGCCGTGATCATGCGGGCCAGCGCCTGCACGATGACGGGCGCCAGGCCTTCCGAGATTTCGTCCAATAGCAGCAGGTTGGCGCCGGTGCGCAAGATGCGCGCTACCGCCAGCATCTGCTGTTCACCGCCCGACAAGCGCGTGCCCGGAGAATTCCGGCGCTCTTGCAGGTTGGGGAACATGTCGTAGATTTCGGCCAGCGACATGCCGCCGCCCAGCGAACCGACCACGGGGGGCAGCAGCAGGTTTTCTTCGCAGGACAAGCTGGCGAAGATGCCGCGTTCTTCGGGGCAATAGCCCACGCCCAGGTGGGCAATCTTATAAGTGGGCAGGTCGATGGCTTCGGTGCCATGGATGCGCACCGAACCCTTGCGGGATCCGGTCAGACCCAGAATGGCCCGCAGCGTCGTGGTGCGGCCGGCGCCATTGCGGCCCAGCAACGTGACCACTTCGCCTTGTCCCACGCGCATATCCACGCCGTGCAGGATATGCGATTCCCCGTACCAGGCTTGCAAGCCCGAGATTTCGAGTGCCGGGGTGCTCATGCGTGCGCTCCTTGAAGTTCGCCGTCGGTGGTGCCCATATAGGCCTGCATCACGGCGGGGTGGCGCGAGACTTCGGCATACGAGCCCTCTGCCAGCACCGCGCCGCGCGACAGCACGGTGATGGTGTTGGCGATGGAGGACACGACGTTCATGTTGTGTTCCACCATCAGGATCGTGCGCCCGGCGCTGACGCGCTTGATCAACTGCGTGACGCGGTGCACGTCTTCGTGCCCCATGCCCTGAGTGGGCTCGTCAAGCAGCATCAGTTCGGGTTCCATGGCCAGCGTCGTGGCGATTTCCAGCGCGCGCTTGCGGCCATACGGCAGGTTCACCGTGGTTTCGTCCGCGAAGGCGCCCAGGTCCACTTGTTCAAGCAGCGCGCGGGCGGGCTCGTTCAACGAGGCCAGCCGCTTGTCGCTTTGCCAGAAGTGGAACGACAACCCGGTCTTGCGCTGCAGACCGATGCGCACGTTCTCAAGCACGGTCAGGTGAGGGAACACCGCCGATATCTGGAACGAACGGATGATGCCGCGCCGCGCGATCTGCGCGGGACGTTCGCCCGTAATGTCGATGCCGTTGAACTTGATGGTTCCCGACGTGGGCGATAAAAACTTGGTAAGCAGGTTGAAGCATGTCGTCTTGCCCGCGCCGTTTGGCCCGATCAATGCATGAATCTCGCCCCGCTTGATACGCAAATCGACCCCATTGACCGCGACGAATCCGCGGAACTCCTTGGTGAGGCCTTTTGTCTCCAGGATTGTGTCATCCATGTTCGCTGCACCAGCGTTGTATTTATATGGTCTCTGCCTGCCGTCATTGCGCCAAGCCCCCGCAGGGCGGAAATCCTAACGATCTTTCGTAGTTTTCCGATGAGTTGCCGGCGAGTATGCGGACGTCGCAATCAAAATTCCATGAGGGTTTTACATAGGTTTTGCAGTGCGGAAAGGGCAATTGTCGGCAGGCCGACAATACGTGCGCCGCAAGGCGGGAAAACCCTTTTTACTGAGCAATGCGTTGCAGCAAAACCGCTTTGATGTGCGTGACCCGTAGGATGGGTGCAGCGCGCGAAGCCCTACAAAAAAAACTGATGAATGCCGCGCGAAACCCATCAAGCAGCGGTGAATATTAAGAATATTCAGCCACAGCACAACGTCCATGTGATGGGTTTCGCGCGAACGAAATCAGTGTTCTTGGCGCAGGCCTTGGCGCGCTACACCCATCCTACGACTTGCACGAAGCAAGCCTAGATCACGCCACCGTCTTCTGCTTGAATTCGCACAAGTCCGAGATTCCGCATTGCGGGCATTTTGGCGTACGCGCCACACAGATGTAGCGGCCGTGCAGGATCAGCCAGTGATGCGCGTCCTGGATGTATTCGCGGGGAACGAACTTCACGAGTTTGTCTTCAACTTCCAACACGTTCTTGCCTGGCGCGATACCCGTGCGATTCGACACGCGGAAAATGTGCGTGTCCACCGCCATCGTGGGTTGGCCGAACGCCGTGTTGAGCACCACGTTGGCCGTTTTGCGGCCCACGCCGGGCAGCGATTCCAGTGCTTCACGCGTTTGCGGCACTTCGCCGCCGTGATGTTCAAGCAAGATCCGACAGGTGGCGATCGTGTTCTTGGCCTTGGTGCGATACAGCCCGATGGTCTTGATGAAATCGGACAAGCCTTCTTCGCCCAGTGCCAGCAGGGCTTCGGGCGTGCCGTACTGCGGGAAGAACTTGCGCGTAGCGATGTTGACGGACTTGTCGGTGGCTTGCGCCGACAACAGCACCGCGATCAGCAACTGAAACGGCGTGTCGTATTCCAGTTCGGTGGTGGGGTGCGGGTTTGCCGCTTGCAGGCGGGCGAAGATTTCACGGCGTTTGGCTGCGTTCATGACTGCGTGGGATTGCGGCGAGCCCGAGCACGGGCCAGCGCGGATTCAATGGCGGAGCGCTTGCGGTCTTCGCTTTGCGCGTCGTCGACTACCGGGGCGCTGGGGGCGGCGGGTGCTTCTGGCGCCATCAGACGCGCATTATCGGCGGCCAGGCGTTCAACGCGGGCCAGGTGGTTACGATGGCGCTGGCGGCTGATGCTGGCGTCCTGCGCGGTCCAGGCGCGTCCAGCGGGCACCATCTGAATACAGTCCACGGGACAGGGCGCCACGCACAGGTCGCAGCCGGTGCACCAATCGGCAAGCACGGTGTGCATGTGCTTGTTGGCGCCCACGATGGCATCCACGGGACAGGCCTGAATGCACAGCGTACAGCCGATGCAGTGCGATTCATCGATGCGAGCAACCAGCAGCGGACCCGGTTCGCCGCGCTCAAGGTCCAGCGGGAGGGCAGGCGTTTGCACCAGCGCGGCCAGCGCGGCGATGCCCTCATCGCCACCCGGCGGACAGCGGTTGATGGGTGCCGAGCCTTGCGCGATAGCCTCGGCATAAGGCCGACAGCCGTCATAGCCGCACTTGGTACATTGCGTCTGAGGCAGCAAAGCGTCAACACGGTCCGCAAGCAAACGAGAATTCATGATGTGCAACAAAAAAACGTAGGATGGGTGGAGCGCGGCACCACCAAGGCAAGAACCCAATCCCCAAACGCGCGCAACCCATCAAGCAGCGCCGGCACCAAGGCAACACTAGCCACAGCACCACCACACCCAACAAATAGCTCAACGCGCGCAATCCATCAAACCACGCAGGCGCCATGGCGACTTCCGCCACAGCACCCACCCATCTGATGAATTACGCGCGCTTGAGGCCCAAGACCAGGATCAGGGGCAGGCTTCGAGCTTAGCTAAGCCTAAGCCGATTGCCGGATGAATTCGGCAATTTTAGGACAGATCATTTCGCGCCAGCGGCGGCCCGAGAAAATCCCGTAATGGCCGCAGTTCGGCGCGGTGTAGTGCGACTTGCGCTCGGCCGGGATGTTCTTGCACAGCTTGATCGCCGCGCGGGTCTGGCCCTGGCCCGAGATATCGTCCAGCTCGCCTTCAATGGTGAAGAGAGCAACCTGCTTGATATCAGCAGGACGCACGGTCTGGCCGTCGACTTCCCAGGTACCGCTGGGCAGCGCGAAGTCCTGGAACACCATGCGGATCGTGTCCAGGTAGAACTCTGCCGGCATGTCCAGCACCGCGTTGTATTCGTCGTAGAAACGGCGGTGCGCCTCGGCGTCGCTGTCGTCGCCACGCAGCAGGTCCAGGTAGAACTCGTAATGCGACTTCATGTGGCGGTCCGGGTTCATGGCCATGAACCCGGCGTGCTGCAGAAAGCCCGGATACACCTTGCGGCCGGCGCCCGGATAGCGCGGCGGCACGGGGTGGATCACCTGGCTTTCAAACCAGGAATACGGCTTGGTTGTGGCCAGGCGATTCACCTGCGTGGGCGACTGGCGCGGGTCGATGGGGCCGCCCATCATCACCATGCTGCGCGGCTGGCAGGGGTCGTTGGCGGTGGCCATCAACGACACGGCGGCCAGCACCGGCACGGTGGGCTGGCAAACCGAAATGACGTGCACGTCCGGCCCCAGGTGCCGAATGAAATCCTGCACGTAGCGGACATAGTCGTTCAGGTGGAACGGCCCCGCCGACAGGGGCACCATGCGGGCGTCGACCCAATCCGTCACGTAGACATCATGGGCGGGCAGCAAGGCGCGCACCGTGTCACGCAGCAAGGTCGCGTGGTGGCCCGAAAGCGGGGCAACCAGCAGAACCTTCGGGTCATCCTTGTTGGCGCCGCGAACGTCGCGATGAAAGTGCACCAGACGGCAAAAGGGCTTGTCCAGCGCAACGGCTTCGGTCACGTGGACCGATTTGCCGTTGATGTCGGTGGCGGGCAGATTCCAGGCGGGCTTCTGGTATTCCTTGCCGATACGGGTCATCAACTCATACCCGGCGGCCATTTGGCGGGAAATCGGGGTGTAAGCGAGGGGGCTGTAGGGGCTGGAGAACAGTTGAGAACCGGCATCCGTGAATGCAGCGAACGGAGTCAGGAAGGCGCGCTGCATTTCGTGCAATTGGTACAGCATTTGGGATATGTCCTTCTGGGTCGTGCGTGTGACCCGATTATTGCGCCGCGGACTAAAGATATATCCAATCAGCCTAAAGAAACTGCCACAAGAACCGGGAATATGTTGCTAAAAAGAGACCCGTCATCCCATTACGCACCAGTTTAGGGCGTTTTTTGACCCTGCATAGAGACTAAACGGAGGATTTATGCACTACGCCGGGCCGTGCGGGGTCACCAGTAATTTTCCACCGCCAGGTTGCCGGGAATGCCCCGACGGCCAGGCTTGAAACCGCGTTCGCCCAGCAGCTTGCGGGCGTCCGCCAGCATGTCCGGATTGCCGCAAAGCATGACCTTCGCCTGCTCGGGATCCAGCGGCAGCCCGGCCAATTGCTCAAGCCTGCCATCGGCGATCAGGGTGGTCAGGCGTTCCTGCGGCATGCCGGGCAGCGCTTCGCGGGTAGCGATGGGCAGGTATACGAGCTTGCGCGGATCGGCCGCGAACAGCGGCGCCAGATCCGGTTGCTTGCGCCAGGATTCGATTTCTTCGCGGTAAGCCAGTTCCGCCTTGGTGCGCACGCCATGCACCAGGATGATGCGGCGATAGGCGCGCCACGTTGCGGGGTCGCGCAGGATGGACAGATAGGCCGACAGCCCCGTGCCGGAGGCCAGCAGCCACAGGTCGCCGCCCGGTGTGAAGCGCTCCAGGGTCAGGAACCCGTAGGGGGCTTTTTCCACGTACAGCGCGTCACCCGGTTGCAATTGCGCCATGCGCGGGCTGAACAGGCCATCGGGGACCACGATGGAATAGAACTCCAGCCCGGACTCATGCGGGGCCGACACCATCGAATACGCGCGCCAGAGCGTGGGCGGGCCGTCGGGATCATCGGCGCTTGGCAAACCGACCCGGGCAAACTGGCCCGGCAGGAACGTGTACCCGGCGTCGCGCGTCACGCGCAAGGAGAACAGCTTGTCGGGCACCCAGGTATGGACGTGGGTTACGGTCTGGCGCGTGTATTTGGAGTCGTCGGTCATCGGGGCATCGCGCGAGGCCGGCCGCCAAAGGGACGCCGGCGCTCGTGGATTATTTTTCCAGGTATTGCAGCTTGTCCTGCTTGCCGTTCCATTCGTCGGCGTCCGGCAGGGGCTTCTTGGCGCGGCTGATGCTGGCGAACTCGGGCGAGAGTTCAGCGTTCAGCGCGATGAAATTCATCTGGTCCTGGGGCACATCTTCTTCGGCGTAGATGGCATTGGCCGGGCATTCCGGGATGCAGACGGCGCAGTCGATGCATTCGTCAGGATCGATCACGAGGAAGTTCGGACCCTCACGAAAACAGTCCACCGGGCACACATCAACGCAATCGGTGTACTTGCACTTAATACAGTTTTCGGTGACAACGTGGGTCATTCAGGAACTCCGGGATCGGCGGCTTTTGTGTCTTGTTGGGCGGATTTTACCCAATGCGCGCCCGATGTGCCGGTAATACCCGTATTGACATCGTGGCCCATGGCCCTGAACCCCGTGTTCTCTATGCTATGGTGTCGCGAAACGATACGCGCAACCATGATAATCACCTCGCTGCTCGACACCGATCTGTATAAATTCAGCATGATGCAGGTGGTACTGCATCAGTTTCCCGCTGCACAGGTCGAGTACCGTTACAAGTGCCGCACCGCTGGGGCCGACCTGCGCCCCTATCTGGATGAAATCCGCGAAGAGGTGCACCAGCTTTGCCAGTTGCGCTTCACCCAGGACGAACTGGATTACCTGGGCGGCTTGCGCTTCATCAAAAGTGACTTCGTCGACTTCCTCGGCTTGTTCCACCTGCCCGAGCGTTGCATCCACATCAGCGAAGGCGACGCGCCCGGCGAGATCTCGATTGAAGTGAAAGGCCCCTGGCTGCACACGATTCTGTTCGAGATCCCGGTGCTGGCCATCGTCAACGAGGTCTACTTCCGCAACACCCGCAAGAACCCCGATTGGGAAGAGGGCCGCCAACGCCTGCAGTCCAAGATGCATCTGGTGCTGGACGACCCCGCGCTGGCCGATTTCCGCGTGGCCGAATATGGTACGCGCCGCCGCTTCTCGAAGGTCTGGCACCAGGAAGTGGTGTCCACCATGAAGGCCCAGATGGGCGAGCACTTCGCTGGCACCAGCAATGTGTTGCTGGCCAAGCAGCATGAAGTGCTGCCGTTGGGCACGATGGGCCACGAATACCTGCAAGCCTGCCAGGCGTTGGGCCCGCGCCTGCGCGATTCGCAGGTGTTCGCGCTGGAAGTCTGGGCGAAGGAATACCGTGGCGACCTGGGCATTGCCCTGTCGGACGTCTACGGCATGGACGCCTTCCTGCGCGACTTCGACATGTATTTCTGCAAGCTCTTCGACGGCGCCCGCCATGATTCCGGCGACCCCTTCGTCTGGGGCGAACGGCTGCTTGAGCACTACCGCAAGAACCGCGTGGACCCGCGCGCCAAGACGCTGGTGTTCTCGGATTCGTTGACGTTCCCGCGCGCCATCGAGCTGGCGCGCCAGTTCGCCGGGCGCTGCAAGGTGTCGTTCGGCATTGGCACCAACCTGACCAACGACCTGGGCCACGAGCCGCTGCAGATCGTCATGAAGATGGTCCGCTGCAACGGGCAACCGGTGGCCAAGGTGTCCGACGCGCCTGAAAAGACCATGTGCGACGATCCCGCCTACCTGGCGTATTTGCGCCAGGTGTTCCAGCTACCGCCCGCCTGAGGGCGGCTCGGGGTACATTGCTGGCTTCCTTGTTTTGATCCACCCACCACTTGAATCTAGGGGAATATTCATGAGCAGCATCAAGCGCTTCCACGTCGCCAAGCGCCTGTCGGACATGGCCGTGTACAACGGTGTCGCGTACCTGGCAGGCCAGGTGCCGGACGACGCCAAGCTGGACATCACCGGCCAGACCGAGCAAGTGCTCGCCACGATCGACCGCCTGCTGGCCGAAGCTGGCACCGACAAGACCAAGATCCTGATGGCCCAGATCTACGTGGCCAACATCAAGGAATTCGACGGCATGAACAAGGCCTGGGACGCGTGGGTCGCTGACGGCAATTCGCCTCCGCGCGCCACCGTCGAAGCCCGTTTGGCCAATCCCGACTTCAAGGTCGAGATCATCGTGACGGCCGCGATCTAAGCGAACCCCGCTCGCTTGCGAAAAGCCCTTCGGCATGCCGAAGGGCTTTTTCTTGCGCGCTCACGATGGGGGACCCCCGGTCCGACGCGCCGTCAGCCGCCCCAGGTCAGCCACCCATCAACACCGTCGCCGCCAACAGCCCGCCCAGTTCCTCGCACCGATCCAGATCCGCCTGGGGCACCACCTTCTCGGCCCAGATCTGCTCGCCCGTTTGCGCGCCCAGGTTGACGATCAAGGCGGGCGCTACGGCCTTCAGCCGCCAGCCGGTGCAAATCCGCTCAAGCTGCCGCGCCGCTCCCGTGCCGTCGCTGCCGGCGCTGATGGCGCAGGCGTAAGGCAGCCCCTGGATACGATCCAGCACGGCGTAGTAATTGCGGTCGAAAAACTCTTTCATCTCCCCGCTCAGGCTGGCCAGGTTTTCCGGCGCGCAGAACAGATAGCCCTGGCTGGCCAGCAGGGCGTTGGCCTCGACGTCGGCCGCACGACGCAGCACGACGCGCAAGTCGTCCGCCTGTTCCAGTTGCGCCGCGGCCGCTGCCGCGCCCCGGGCGGCGGCTTCGGCCATTTGCCGCGCGGCGCCAGTGCGTGAATGCCAGACGATCAGCAGTTGCTTCATGCGTAGCGTTCCAAGGTGTCTTGCCGGTAGTACGCCCGCAGCAGTGCATGCCATTCGGGCAAGGCTTGTTGCATGGGGGCCGGGTCCACAAAAAAGTGCTCGGAGCTGACGGCGAAGAATTCCGCTTCGTCCGTGGCGGCATACGGGTCCAGCGGCAGTTGGCCGTACCAGGCGTCCGCGTCTTCGCTTTCGGGGTCCATGTCGTGCGGAATGGCGGCTTCGACGGCATCCAGCGCGGCAATGAAACGGTCCAGGCTGTCGTCCAACACGCGCCGCCAAACCTGCGGCTTCAGGTCGGGGTGGGCGGCCAGCGACGGCATGCCGTCCGCCATGCCCGAACGCAGGTCCAGCTTGTGGGCAAATTCGTGGATGATCACGTTGAAGCCGCCCTCGGACAACTGCGTGTCTTCCCAGGACAGCACCAGCGGGCCGCCTTCCCAGGCTTCGCCCGCCGCGTCTTCGATGAATTCATGGACCACGCCGTCATCGTCCTGGCGGGTGCGCGGAATGCGGAAGCTGGCGGGGTACACGATGATCTCGTCCCAGCCCTCATACAGTTCGGGTGACAGGTTCAGGATGGGCAGGCTGGCCTGGGCCGCGATCGACAGGCGCATGAAGTCCGAGACCTCAAGGCCTTGCGCGCCATTGATGGTTTTGCTGGCCAGCAGCCAGGC
It contains:
- the rsxB gene encoding electron transport complex subunit RsxB gives rise to the protein MNSRLLADRVDALLPQTQCTKCGYDGCRPYAEAIAQGSAPINRCPPGGDEGIAALAALVQTPALPLDLERGEPGPLLVARIDESHCIGCTLCIQACPVDAIVGANKHMHTVLADWCTGCDLCVAPCPVDCIQMVPAGRAWTAQDASISRQRHRNHLARVERLAADNARLMAPEAPAAPSAPVVDDAQSEDRKRSAIESALARARARRNPTQS
- a CDS encoding ferredoxin--NADP reductase; this translates as MTDDSKYTRQTVTHVHTWVPDKLFSLRVTRDAGYTFLPGQFARVGLPSADDPDGPPTLWRAYSMVSAPHESGLEFYSIVVPDGLFSPRMAQLQPGDALYVEKAPYGFLTLERFTPGGDLWLLASGTGLSAYLSILRDPATWRAYRRIILVHGVRTKAELAYREEIESWRKQPDLAPLFAADPRKLVYLPIATREALPGMPQERLTTLIADGRLEQLAGLPLDPEQAKVMLCGNPDMLADARKLLGERGFKPGRRGIPGNLAVENYW
- the fdxA gene encoding ferredoxin FdxA, whose translation is MTHVVTENCIKCKYTDCVDVCPVDCFREGPNFLVIDPDECIDCAVCIPECPANAIYAEEDVPQDQMNFIALNAELSPEFASISRAKKPLPDADEWNGKQDKLQYLEK
- the nth gene encoding endonuclease III, whose product is MNAAKRREIFARLQAANPHPTTELEYDTPFQLLIAVLLSAQATDKSVNIATRKFFPQYGTPEALLALGEEGLSDFIKTIGLYRTKAKNTIATCRILLEHHGGEVPQTREALESLPGVGRKTANVVLNTAFGQPTMAVDTHIFRVSNRTGIAPGKNVLEVEDKLVKFVPREYIQDAHHWLILHGRYICVARTPKCPQCGISDLCEFKQKTVA
- a CDS encoding RidA family protein, which codes for MSSIKRFHVAKRLSDMAVYNGVAYLAGQVPDDAKLDITGQTEQVLATIDRLLAEAGTDKTKILMAQIYVANIKEFDGMNKAWDAWVADGNSPPRATVEARLANPDFKVEIIVTAAI
- a CDS encoding polyhydroxyalkanoate depolymerase; its protein translation is MLYQLHEMQRAFLTPFAAFTDAGSQLFSSPYSPLAYTPISRQMAAGYELMTRIGKEYQKPAWNLPATDINGKSVHVTEAVALDKPFCRLVHFHRDVRGANKDDPKVLLVAPLSGHHATLLRDTVRALLPAHDVYVTDWVDARMVPLSAGPFHLNDYVRYVQDFIRHLGPDVHVISVCQPTVPVLAAVSLMATANDPCQPRSMVMMGGPIDPRQSPTQVNRLATTKPYSWFESQVIHPVPPRYPGAGRKVYPGFLQHAGFMAMNPDRHMKSHYEFYLDLLRGDDSDAEAHRRFYDEYNAVLDMPAEFYLDTIRMVFQDFALPSGTWEVDGQTVRPADIKQVALFTIEGELDDISGQGQTRAAIKLCKNIPAERKSHYTAPNCGHYGIFSGRRWREMICPKIAEFIRQSA
- the pncB gene encoding nicotinate phosphoribosyltransferase, whose product is MIITSLLDTDLYKFSMMQVVLHQFPAAQVEYRYKCRTAGADLRPYLDEIREEVHQLCQLRFTQDELDYLGGLRFIKSDFVDFLGLFHLPERCIHISEGDAPGEISIEVKGPWLHTILFEIPVLAIVNEVYFRNTRKNPDWEEGRQRLQSKMHLVLDDPALADFRVAEYGTRRRFSKVWHQEVVSTMKAQMGEHFAGTSNVLLAKQHEVLPLGTMGHEYLQACQALGPRLRDSQVFALEVWAKEYRGDLGIALSDVYGMDAFLRDFDMYFCKLFDGARHDSGDPFVWGERLLEHYRKNRVDPRAKTLVFSDSLTFPRAIELARQFAGRCKVSFGIGTNLTNDLGHEPLQIVMKMVRCNGQPVAKVSDAPEKTMCDDPAYLAYLRQVFQLPPA